A window of Nonomuraea angiospora genomic DNA:
GGGTGCGCGAGATGGTTGTTGACGGTCGCTGCGGCCATCGGTGCGGGAGCACCGTCGCGTCCGTGGGGTGCCGGCGGCGGCCAGGTGGTCGCGCCAGGCGGTGATCTCGCGCGCGGTGACGGCAGGGAGCCGCACGTGCCCGAGGCCGTCGGCGATCCAGACGCCGGAGCGTTCCAGCTGCCGGGAGATCTTGGCGGTGACCTCCGCCGAGCGGACTCCGCGCCCGGCCAGGTCGAGGTAGTGCTCCGTCCACGCGGGGAGGCTGTCGTCGGCCGCAGCGAGCCGGCTGGAAATTTTGGCGAGCTTCTGGATGGCTTCTATCGCTTTGCTGGGGTTGCTCTACAGCGGCGGTTCCTAGGGTCGTGGACGTTCCCCTGGCCCGGCGGCCGGACGAGGCGTCCGGGCGCGGTGCCGTCCCCCACCTTGATGGAGGCTTCGTCGATGAAGGCCACAACCCGCGTCCTCGCCGGTGTTCCCCTTGCCGCGGTGCTGTTCGGGCTCATCGGCTGCGGCAACTCGCAGCAGCCGGTCGCAGCGCCGGTGTCCGGCGCGCAGGCTCAGCAGGACAGCGGCCAGGCCGATGCCGGTCAGGGCAGCGAGCAGGCGGGTGAGAAGAAGGAAGAGCCGCCGCTGACCGGTGAGGTCAAGCAGAAGGCCGAGCAGGCGGCGCTGGCCGCCTATCCCGGCACGGTGCTGAAGTCGGAGCACGACGCCGAGAAGCCCGGCATGTACGCGGTGGAGGTTCAGCAGGCCGACGGCAGCGCGGTCGAGGTCTACCTGGACAAGAGCTACAAGGTCGTCGACACCAAGCAGGAAGGCGCCGAAGAAGACGAGGACTGACCGCCGGCCGCTCACCCCGGTGGGCAGCGCCGCCCGTGCGAGGCGGCCATCATCAGCTGCGATGCGAAGGAGAACGACATGCCGGACCGCAAACCCCGTCCGTCGCGTGCTGGGCGCGTGCTCCCGCTCCGCCGGACCGTCGCCGCACAGGCCCCCGATGAGGCGAGCGGCGGGTCCACCCGGCAACGCGTCGGCGATGGCCGCCGTGACGGTGCCGTCCCTGGCGTGCGCCGCTGGACGATGCTGGCCTTCGCCGTCGCGGCGCTGGCGGTGCCCGGCTTCACGGTGGCCATGACGATGGTGAGCGAGTCGGCCTCGCAACCCGGCCCGTCGGTGACCTGGTCGCGTGGCGGCGTACCGGTTGGGACGTCGCAGGAGTCGTCGGCCGACCCTGCCGGCCCTGCCGACCCTGCCGGCCCTGCCGGCACGTCTGCCGCGACGCCCGATCAACGGTCCGCCTCCCAGGCCAGCCCGCGCCCTGGCCGGAGCTCCGAAGCCCCGGCGACGGGCGCGCACGCCGACGACGGGGCCGATGACAAGGGCGTCGAGGATGGACGTGCCGACGACGCCGATGATGAGCGGCGTGAAGGTGAGCGCGGTGACGGGGAGCGTGGTGGCGGGGAGCGTGGTGGCGGGGAGCGTGGTGGCGGGGAGCGTGACAGGCGCCACTGAGGCGTCCGCCGCCGTGCGGCAGGCTGTCCACCGCGCGCCTGGGTCGGAGCGCTCGGATGAGTTCGGTGCTGGTCCGACTCCTGACCAGGTTGTGGTGTTCACTCCTCCCGCGGTGCCCGGATTGTGTCAGCCTGACGGCATGCTGGTGCTGCTGATCGAGGATGACGACCGGATCGCCGACCCGCTGACCGAGGGCCTGGGTCACCACGGCTTCGCGGTGGCCCGCGCCCGCACCGGCGCCGAGGCGCTGGCCCTGGCCGGCCGGGCCGCCGATCGGCCGGAGATGGTCCTTCTGGATCTCGGGTTACCCGACATGGACGGCCTGGACGTGTGCCGGGCGCTGCGGACGCGCTCGGAGGTGCCGATCATCATGATCACCGCTCGGGGCGAGGAGATCGACCGGGTCCTGGGGCTGGAGCTGGGGGCCGATGACTACGTGGCCAAGCCCTTCGGCGTACGGGAACTGGTGGCCCGGATCCGGGCGGTCATGCGCCGCGTCCGCGCCGGCAGTCCGGCTCTGGCCGCGGCCGGCGTCGATGCGCTCCCATCCGTGGCAGTGGACGGAGTGCAGCATGTCGGAGC
This region includes:
- a CDS encoding PepSY domain-containing protein → MPEAVGDPDAGAFQLPGDLGGDLRRADSAPGQVEVVLRPRGEAVVGRSEPAGNFGELLDGFYRFAGVALQRRFLGSWTFPWPGGRTRRPGAVPSPTLMEASSMKATTRVLAGVPLAAVLFGLIGCGNSQQPVAAPVSGAQAQQDSGQADAGQGSEQAGEKKEEPPLTGEVKQKAEQAALAAYPGTVLKSEHDAEKPGMYAVEVQQADGSAVEVYLDKSYKVVDTKQEGAEEDED
- a CDS encoding response regulator transcription factor, which codes for MLVLLIEDDDRIADPLTEGLGHHGFAVARARTGAEALALAGRAADRPEMVLLDLGLPDMDGLDVCRALRTRSEVPIIMITARGEEIDRVLGLELGADDYVAKPFGVRELVARIRAVMRRVRAGSPALAAAGVDALPSVAVDGVQHVGALAVDRRTRQVRLAGNEVALTPKEFDLLAYLATDAGAVYSRQQILDEVWDPHFFGPTKTLDAHIAALRRKLGDSAWIATVRGVGFRLVDPAAEPPAAPAAGRPGAVPR